AATAAAAGCAGGCAATTTTTTTCCACATTAGTTGGAAAAAAATTGCTCGCTTTTATTTTTGTATCTCATATTCATTGACTTTATTTTGTAGTTGTCTTCGAGTGATACCCAATACTTTTGCTGTTTTTGTCATGCTAAAGTTATTTTTGACCAGTACGGTTTCTATGTATTTTTTTTCTATTGCAGATCTAAAGGCTTTTAATGTTTGATCTCCTTCATAGTCTGTAGCTGGAATCTCATGTATTAGCAAATCATCTTTTGATATAATACCATTTTCACTAAATACTACCAGCCTTTCGATTATGTTTTTAAATTCTCGTACATTGCCTGGATAGTCATACTGGGTTAGATATTCCCAAACCTCAGGCTCTATGGTGTGTATTTCTTTATTCATTTGCTTTGAAGCCATTGCTATGAAGTTACTAGCCAAACTATATATGTCTTCTTTATGTTCCCTTAAAGGGGGTATTTCTATTATGATGGTGTTTATTCTATAGTAAAAATCTTCTCTAAATAGACCTTGGTCTATTAATTTTACTATAGATTTGTTGGTGGCTGTTATAAGTCTAAAGTCTACTGGGGTACTTATGTTGCTACCTATTTTTTCTATTGCTCTGTCTTCGATGACTCTTAGTAGTTTGACTTGTGTTGATAAGGGCATGTCAGCTATTTCATCTAGAAATAGTGTTCCCATGCTAGCTGATTCAAATCTACCAATTCTTTCTT
This DNA window, taken from Clostridium estertheticum, encodes the following:
- a CDS encoding sigma-54-dependent transcriptional regulator, translating into MNSKNYQILIVDDEGAYSKGLAKILEIEGYILETVLSAEDAIEKIKHNKYQMVVTDLMMDGMNGIELLEKIIAYDDDIKVILMTAYATVPNAVEAMKKGAVSYFVKGNDPVELIEEIEKAYKEYKKSELNSKTYDKREKLVLESENSEFKKIIDMTRKVAKTNVNVILLGESGVGKEVFANFIHTQSERENKPFVAVNCHSLSESVLESELFGHSKGAFTGATEERIGRFESASMGTLFLDEIADMPLSTQVKLLRVIEDRAIEKIGSNISTPVDFRLITATNKSIVKLIDQGLFREDFYYRINTIIIEIPPLREHKEDIYSLASNFIAMASKQMNKEIHTIEPEVWEYLTQYDYPGNVREFKNIIERLVVFSENGIISKDDLLIHEIPATDYEGDQTLKAFRSAIEKKYIETVLVKNNFSMTKTAKVLGITRRQLQNKVNEYEIQK